From Candidatus Methylomirabilota bacterium:
ATGGGCGAGGGGACTTCTCCAGGCAGGATGATCTCCTCTCGAGTGATGTCCGGGTGCGCGGGAAGGGCGGCCGAGAAGAGGGCTTTGGTGTAGGGGTGCCGCGGATTCTTGAACAGCTCCTTCGTC
This genomic window contains:
- a CDS encoding ABC transporter ATP-binding protein; translation: TKELFKNPRHPYTKALFSAALPAHPDITREEIILPGEVPSPINPPSGCRFHPRCPFVMPHCAEKEPELKEIATDHLVACHLY